A stretch of the Xanthocytophaga agilis genome encodes the following:
- a CDS encoding APC family permease, which yields MAEIKEERRLGLLQATAINMTDMVGIGPFITLPMVIHILNGPYFLYAWLAGAALSMVDAMIWSELGTAFPKAGGSYNFLKETYGKNGMGRLMSFLFVWQTMIQAPLVIASAAIGFAGYFSYLVPLTLLESKLISGSVVICIVILLFRKIEAIGKISVLLWGAVLFTMLWIIGGGITHGNFLAPVKHINDGLTLDMTFVAALGFASVKSVYSYLGYYNICHLGGEIINPSRNIPRSMFLSITGIALLYLLMNISVASVIPWQVAKDSEFVISLFMQQLAGPKAATVITCLILLVSFASVFSATLGYSRIPYAAAADGAFFKVFARLHPTGHFPYVSLLVLGTIAFVFSLLFKLSDVISAILSMRILIQFIGQAVGLYLLRKQKQTTFPYKMPFFPIPIVLAIIMWAGILISTGFKMVAGGLTAIVIGTIVYFIKARLNQEWPFVPSSIPAPLISKISSEQ from the coding sequence ATGGCTGAAATAAAAGAAGAAAGGCGGCTCGGGCTTCTCCAGGCGACTGCTATCAATATGACCGATATGGTAGGCATAGGACCATTCATTACATTACCTATGGTAATCCATATCCTGAATGGCCCCTACTTTTTATATGCATGGCTGGCAGGAGCTGCGCTATCCATGGTAGATGCAATGATCTGGAGTGAATTGGGAACAGCTTTTCCCAAAGCAGGAGGCTCCTATAACTTCCTGAAAGAGACATATGGAAAAAATGGGATGGGCCGGTTAATGAGCTTCCTGTTTGTTTGGCAAACCATGATTCAAGCGCCACTGGTAATCGCCTCTGCCGCCATCGGCTTTGCTGGTTACTTTTCCTATCTGGTTCCTTTAACATTGCTGGAATCCAAACTGATTAGTGGAAGTGTAGTCATATGCATTGTCATCCTACTCTTTCGCAAAATTGAAGCAATCGGCAAAATAAGTGTTTTGCTTTGGGGAGCCGTACTCTTTACCATGCTCTGGATTATCGGAGGCGGAATCACACATGGGAACTTTCTGGCACCAGTTAAACATATCAACGATGGCCTTACTCTGGATATGACGTTTGTAGCAGCCTTGGGCTTTGCCTCTGTCAAAAGTGTATATAGTTATCTGGGTTACTATAACATCTGTCATCTTGGAGGAGAAATTATTAATCCATCCAGAAACATTCCCAGAAGTATGTTTCTCTCTATTACTGGTATTGCGTTGTTATACCTGTTAATGAATATTAGTGTAGCTAGTGTAATTCCCTGGCAAGTAGCCAAAGACAGTGAATTTGTCATCAGTTTGTTTATGCAACAGCTGGCAGGTCCCAAAGCAGCTACAGTAATTACCTGCCTTATTTTGCTGGTATCATTTGCCTCTGTTTTCTCAGCTACATTAGGTTATAGTCGTATTCCATATGCTGCGGCAGCTGATGGAGCATTCTTTAAAGTTTTTGCCCGGTTACATCCTACAGGACATTTTCCATATGTATCATTACTGGTATTAGGAACTATTGCATTTGTATTCAGCCTGCTTTTTAAACTAAGTGATGTAATCAGCGCCATTCTGTCTATGCGTATACTTATACAATTTATAGGTCAGGCGGTGGGATTATATCTGCTTAGAAAACAAAAACAGACAACATTCCCATACAAGATGCCTTTCTTCCCTATCCCTATAGTACTGGCTATTATTATGTGGGCAGGAATTCTGATTTCTACAGGATTTAAAATGGTTGCAGGAGGCCTTACAGCTATAGTGATTGGTACAATAGTATATTTTATCAAGGCACGCCTTAATCAGGAATGGCCGTTCGTTCCCTCTTCCATACCAGCACCTCTCATAAGCAAGATTTCTTCGGAACAATAA
- a CDS encoding FAD/NAD(P)-binding oxidoreductase, with protein sequence MNKYTYLIIGGGMTADSAVQGIRELDTTGSIGILTIETHPPYDRPPLTKALWKGEDEKKIWRHTENYQVSIHYSVQATKIDRTNRIVTDQLGTQYSYEKLLFATGGTPRHLSGGSDEILYYRNYNDYHTLKSLAESKTNFIVIGGGFIAWEITAALALNNKKVTMLFPSAGIGANLYPANLSQFLNTYYTQKGVTVLPHESVTSVAKEGDTLVVQTQKGQKLTADIVIAGLGIEPNTSLAQEAGLTVNNGIAVDPNLRTEDESIYAAGDVANFYSPALKRNVRFEHEDNANATGKLAGRNMAGASETYNYLPFFYSDLFDLGYEAIGDVNSSLDIVEDWVEEFQQGVIYYLKEDIVKGVLLWNVWGQVDAARELVVSQQKIDPITLRGKIR encoded by the coding sequence ATGAACAAATATACCTATCTTATTATAGGTGGCGGTATGACCGCTGATTCAGCCGTTCAGGGAATCAGAGAACTTGATACTACAGGGAGTATAGGTATACTCACAATAGAGACTCACCCTCCTTATGATAGGCCTCCATTAACCAAAGCCCTATGGAAAGGAGAGGATGAGAAAAAAATATGGCGACATACAGAAAATTATCAGGTATCTATCCATTATTCAGTTCAGGCAACAAAGATTGATCGTACGAACCGGATTGTTACAGACCAGCTAGGCACACAGTATAGTTATGAAAAACTACTGTTTGCTACAGGTGGTACGCCACGCCATCTGTCAGGAGGATCAGATGAAATACTATACTATCGCAATTATAATGATTATCATACCTTAAAATCACTGGCAGAATCAAAAACAAACTTCATCGTCATTGGAGGAGGATTTATAGCCTGGGAAATTACTGCGGCCCTCGCTTTAAATAACAAAAAAGTCACCATGCTCTTTCCTTCCGCAGGTATTGGTGCTAATCTTTATCCAGCCAACCTCTCACAATTTCTGAATACCTACTATACCCAAAAAGGAGTTACTGTTCTTCCCCATGAATCGGTCACTTCAGTTGCCAAAGAAGGAGACACTTTGGTAGTTCAGACTCAGAAAGGACAAAAGCTGACAGCAGATATTGTCATAGCCGGTCTGGGTATTGAACCCAATACATCTCTGGCTCAGGAAGCAGGACTTACTGTCAACAACGGAATCGCTGTAGACCCTAACCTTCGTACAGAAGATGAGTCTATCTATGCAGCAGGTGATGTAGCTAATTTCTATAGCCCTGCCTTGAAAAGAAATGTACGCTTTGAACATGAAGACAATGCCAATGCCACAGGTAAACTGGCAGGCAGAAATATGGCTGGAGCAAGTGAAACGTATAACTATCTGCCATTTTTCTATTCTGATCTGTTTGATCTTGGCTATGAAGCGATTGGTGATGTCAACAGTTCATTGGACATTGTGGAAGACTGGGTAGAAGAATTTCAGCAGGGAGTAATTTATTATCTGAAAGAGGATATAGTAAAAGGAGTTTTATTGTGGAATGTATGGGGTCAGGTAGATGCAGCTCGTGAATTAGTTGTATCTCAACAAAAGATAGATCCCATTACCCTACGAGGAAAGATTCGCTAA
- a CDS encoding four-helix bundle copper-binding protein has translation MQLQTIAQLDQLIGETYQECIEACSTCALACDACSSACLREQNLEMLRECIELNQDCSRICSLAADYMTRNRPWTDQVCLLCADICRACAEECEKHASMHEHCRQCAQACRQCEEVCRQMFTA, from the coding sequence ATGCAATTACAAACCATTGCCCAACTGGACCAACTGATTGGAGAAACCTATCAGGAATGTATTGAGGCTTGTTCTACCTGTGCCCTAGCATGTGATGCCTGTAGCAGTGCATGTCTTAGAGAGCAAAATCTGGAAATGCTACGTGAATGCATTGAACTGAATCAGGACTGCTCCCGTATCTGTTCTCTTGCAGCAGATTATATGACCCGAAATCGTCCATGGACTGATCAGGTCTGCCTGCTTTGTGCTGATATTTGTCGGGCATGTGCTGAAGAATGTGAAAAACATGCATCCATGCACGAACATTGCAGACAATGTGCCCAGGCTTGTCGCCAATGTGAAGAAGTCTGCCGACAGATGTTTACTGCTTAA
- a CDS encoding Gfo/Idh/MocA family oxidoreductase translates to MKNLNQLSLQDEMSMYNRRRFLKNLSFGFWSGALILPYFSAMAGGSDSFDTGAIPGPADAITEALQSGKKLGVALVGLGKYSEGELGPALEKTKLCKLAGIVTGTPEKAEKWKKKYNIPDKNVYNYQTFDRIADNPDIDIVYIVLPNPMHEEYVIRAAKAGKHVICEKPMAMTVQECQAMIDACKKADRKLSIGYRLHFEPHHQNVMQIGQNKLIGDIKKIICDDGQVQSEESPWRLGRGVGGGGPVRDLGVYCTQAAIYTKGEIPVSVTAKYHPKTDVEKFKLIEEGMNFQFQFADGSTADCKVSFNEKFNKLRAEGTKGWLELDPAYEYKGIEGKTSSGKMDLPNVPQQTLQMDDFANCIISNKPTRVPGEMGMRDVGIVQSIFEAAETGNKVKINVNHVMDPVGNKK, encoded by the coding sequence ATGAAAAATCTCAATCAGCTATCTCTTCAGGATGAAATGTCTATGTACAATCGTCGGAGGTTCTTGAAAAATCTTTCTTTTGGTTTCTGGTCTGGCGCTCTGATACTACCTTATTTTTCAGCTATGGCAGGTGGGTCTGATTCATTTGATACAGGTGCAATTCCAGGTCCGGCAGATGCCATAACAGAAGCCTTACAATCAGGTAAAAAATTAGGTGTTGCTCTGGTAGGATTGGGTAAGTATAGTGAAGGTGAGTTGGGGCCAGCTTTGGAGAAAACAAAACTCTGCAAACTGGCTGGAATTGTTACAGGTACTCCGGAAAAGGCTGAAAAATGGAAAAAGAAATATAATATACCGGACAAAAATGTATATAACTATCAGACTTTTGACCGGATTGCAGATAATCCAGATATAGATATCGTCTACATAGTTTTGCCTAATCCTATGCATGAGGAATATGTGATCAGAGCCGCAAAAGCAGGTAAGCATGTGATTTGTGAAAAGCCTATGGCTATGACTGTACAGGAATGCCAGGCAATGATTGATGCCTGCAAAAAAGCTGACAGGAAACTATCGATCGGGTATCGTCTGCACTTTGAGCCACACCATCAGAATGTCATGCAGATTGGACAAAACAAGCTAATAGGTGATATCAAAAAGATTATCTGTGATGATGGTCAGGTTCAGAGTGAAGAAAGTCCATGGCGGTTAGGCCGTGGAGTAGGAGGCGGTGGGCCAGTGCGGGATCTGGGTGTATATTGTACTCAGGCAGCTATTTATACCAAAGGAGAAATTCCTGTATCTGTAACTGCCAAGTATCATCCTAAAACAGATGTAGAGAAGTTTAAACTGATTGAAGAAGGAATGAATTTCCAGTTTCAGTTTGCAGATGGCAGTACAGCTGATTGCAAAGTGAGCTTTAATGAAAAGTTTAATAAGCTAAGGGCAGAAGGTACTAAAGGATGGTTAGAACTTGATCCTGCCTATGAGTATAAGGGGATTGAAGGAAAAACAAGTAGTGGCAAAATGGACTTGCCAAATGTGCCTCAGCAAACCCTTCAGATGGATGACTTTGCCAACTGTATTATCAGCAATAAGCCCACCCGTGTACCAGGTGAAATGGGGATGCGTGATGTCGGTATTGTGCAATCTATCTTTGAAGCTGCTGAAACAGGCAATAAGGTGAAAATTAATGTAAACCATGTGATGGACCCAGTAGGGAATAAGAAGTAA
- a CDS encoding alpha-amylase family protein — protein MQNIPFRLGWLVLPLILLQLFFSGSQTPASSFKLVMPTSVLHKDSSLSRAGSSTKTWYKNSVIYTLDVEVFYDSDGDGVGDFKGLTQKLDYLKSLDVDAIWLAPFQPTPNKDDGYDISDFYGIDKRFGTFNDFSEFISEAKKQDIRILMDLVINHTSDEYSWFKASRKSKDSPYRDWYVWKSKRPANQNKGMVFPGVQKEIWTLDSLTNEYYLHRFYDFEPDLNAQNPEVVAEVEKIIKYWLKKGIAGFRLDAVPFYIEVPQTKGENFEHEYNKLVQMRNWVKEVRPDGVILGEANIEPKENMNYFGDKGQAMNMMFNFYVNQHLFYALASGEIKSLTKALEATKDIPQPVQWAQFLRNHDEVDLARLSNSQREKVYKEFGPDKNMQLYDRGIRRRIAPMLHNQKRLALAYSLLFSLPSTPVIRYGEEIGMGDDLTLKERESVRTPMQWINAPNAGFSTASKTVRPVISQGEYGYSHVNVKSQEKDPSSMLNWVRQLIHLRKSNPHIGQGDWKILDSGSPNVLVMQYQWNGSGLILIHNLDEDAQKVEIEAKDAGGDMLFDLISKRQNEANEKGLYQFDMPGYGYAWYRIGNEPVLPNKQD, from the coding sequence ATGCAAAACATTCCTTTTCGCCTTGGCTGGCTGGTTCTGCCTTTGATTTTACTGCAACTATTTTTTTCAGGGTCTCAGACACCTGCTTCCTCATTTAAGCTGGTCATGCCAACATCTGTTTTACATAAAGATTCTAGTCTGAGCCGTGCAGGCTCCAGTACAAAAACATGGTATAAGAACAGTGTGATTTATACACTTGATGTCGAAGTATTTTATGATTCAGATGGTGATGGAGTAGGTGATTTTAAAGGCCTGACACAAAAGTTAGATTATCTGAAATCACTGGATGTTGACGCTATCTGGCTGGCCCCCTTTCAGCCTACTCCCAATAAGGATGATGGATACGATATTTCTGATTTCTATGGCATTGACAAACGGTTCGGTACATTCAATGATTTTTCAGAATTTATTTCAGAAGCTAAAAAGCAGGACATACGGATACTGATGGATCTGGTCATTAATCATACATCTGATGAGTATTCCTGGTTTAAGGCCTCCCGTAAAAGCAAAGATTCTCCTTATCGTGACTGGTATGTCTGGAAGTCAAAACGACCTGCCAATCAAAATAAGGGAATGGTATTTCCTGGTGTACAAAAAGAAATATGGACACTGGATTCTCTCACAAACGAATATTATCTGCATCGATTCTATGATTTTGAACCAGATCTCAATGCTCAGAATCCTGAAGTAGTGGCAGAAGTAGAAAAAATTATAAAATATTGGCTCAAAAAAGGTATTGCAGGGTTCCGGTTAGATGCTGTTCCATTTTATATTGAAGTTCCTCAGACAAAAGGTGAAAATTTTGAGCATGAGTACAACAAACTGGTTCAGATGCGAAATTGGGTGAAGGAAGTACGTCCGGATGGTGTCATATTGGGAGAAGCGAATATAGAGCCAAAAGAGAATATGAACTACTTTGGAGATAAAGGACAGGCTATGAATATGATGTTTAATTTTTATGTCAATCAACATCTGTTTTATGCATTGGCTAGCGGAGAAATAAAATCACTTACAAAGGCACTGGAGGCTACAAAGGATATTCCACAACCGGTGCAGTGGGCACAGTTTCTGCGTAATCATGATGAGGTGGATCTGGCTCGTTTGAGTAACAGTCAACGGGAAAAGGTGTATAAAGAATTTGGGCCTGATAAGAATATGCAATTGTATGACAGGGGTATTCGTAGACGTATAGCGCCTATGCTTCATAATCAAAAACGATTAGCTTTGGCATACAGCCTTCTATTTTCTCTTCCCAGCACACCTGTAATACGTTATGGTGAAGAGATTGGTATGGGAGATGATCTGACATTGAAGGAAAGGGAGTCTGTACGAACTCCTATGCAATGGATTAATGCACCCAATGCAGGTTTTTCAACTGCATCCAAAACGGTACGGCCTGTAATTTCCCAGGGAGAATATGGGTACTCTCATGTCAATGTCAAATCGCAGGAAAAAGATCCATCCTCTATGCTGAACTGGGTCCGACAATTAATACATCTTCGGAAATCAAATCCACATATTGGACAGGGAGATTGGAAGATTCTGGATTCTGGCTCTCCTAATGTATTGGTTATGCAGTATCAATGGAATGGAAGTGGACTTATACTAATCCATAATCTTGATGAAGATGCACAAAAAGTAGAGATAGAGGCAAAAGATGCGGGGGGAGATATGCTTTTCGATCTAATCAGTAAAAGACAGAATGAAGCAAATGAAAAAGGTCTGTATCAATTCGATATGCCTGGATATGGATACGCGTGGTATCGTATAGGAAATGAGCCTGTATTGCCTAATAAGCAGGATTAA
- the xrtN gene encoding exosortase N: protein MNPKVAIAFLKYAIQSNDFSIGKWIRSDYRRSTGIALVTLYILFFGYLVSQTYFTLDALSWLGIVLFPYILIIRQSGIYSSRYGWLLMAILSCMIWLPARTLPFGLLTIGILFIIEFTLGKTTLLPLLLIGVLSPFFRYTSIIFSFPIRLQLSKWAGAILSAGGFENTISGNAIQVEGTEFLVDVACMGLQMTETSLLMTIFLIAYNERTQQRYITNSWVIGLGIVTLFLNSLSNLFRILILIVFHILPSNPMHDVVGLVCLVAYVILPMVFITQWIYKKRSKLMHNHVQTTTATTHRPIFISTGFALIVLVVLGIQLFFNNPKPVTTFTHITTHLAGFTKQQSADDITQFTSSSMLVYIKPIPTFYVAEHSPLICWQGSGYTFKRVEMKTIDNALVYTGILQKGQDRIYTAWWFDNGSHRTTDQMDWRWRMAQGEPAFCLVNVNVNKQEELANAVRQIFKQKLFR, encoded by the coding sequence ATGAATCCCAAAGTAGCCATCGCATTCCTAAAATATGCTATCCAATCTAATGACTTTAGCATTGGAAAGTGGATTCGTTCAGATTATCGGAGAAGCACAGGCATTGCCTTAGTCACATTGTATATATTGTTTTTCGGATATCTGGTTTCACAAACCTATTTTACACTGGATGCTCTCTCCTGGTTAGGAATTGTATTGTTTCCATATATTTTGATTATTCGTCAGAGCGGGATTTATAGTTCACGATATGGCTGGTTGCTTATGGCAATACTGAGTTGTATGATATGGTTGCCAGCCCGAACGCTACCCTTTGGTTTATTAACTATTGGAATACTCTTTATCATTGAGTTTACCCTAGGAAAAACTACACTTCTTCCTCTCCTCCTGATTGGGGTATTATCTCCTTTTTTCAGGTATACCAGTATCATCTTCAGTTTTCCTATCCGGTTACAATTGAGTAAATGGGCAGGAGCAATCTTGTCTGCCGGAGGTTTTGAGAATACGATTTCTGGTAATGCTATTCAGGTTGAGGGAACAGAGTTTCTAGTAGATGTAGCGTGTATGGGTCTGCAAATGACAGAGACATCCTTGCTGATGACAATTTTTCTAATCGCATATAACGAACGTACTCAACAACGCTATATAACGAACTCATGGGTTATTGGATTAGGCATAGTGACACTATTTCTCAATAGCCTAAGCAACCTGTTTCGCATTCTTATATTGATTGTATTTCATATATTACCATCCAATCCTATGCATGATGTAGTTGGACTGGTTTGTTTGGTGGCATATGTCATTCTCCCAATGGTATTCATTACCCAGTGGATATATAAAAAACGGAGCAAGCTCATGCACAATCATGTGCAAACCACAACAGCAACTACACATCGACCTATCTTCATTTCTACAGGCTTTGCCCTAATTGTGTTAGTCGTATTGGGTATACAACTATTTTTTAATAACCCTAAACCTGTTACTACATTTACACATATTACTACTCATCTGGCAGGTTTTACCAAACAACAATCTGCTGACGATATCACACAATTTACCAGCTCATCCATGTTGGTATACATAAAGCCGATTCCAACATTTTATGTGGCAGAACATAGCCCATTAATCTGCTGGCAGGGAAGTGGCTATACATTTAAACGTGTCGAAATGAAAACCATCGATAATGCTCTTGTATATACAGGCATACTGCAAAAAGGACAAGATCGCATTTATACAGCCTGGTGGTTTGATAATGGTTCACATCGTACAACAGATCAGATGGACTGGCGCTGGCGTATGGCGCAGGGAGAACCTGCATTCTGTCTGGTAAACGTCAATGTAAATAAACAAGAAGAGCTAGCCAATGCAGTCAGACAAATATTTAAACAAAAACTATTCAGATGA
- a CDS encoding DUF6688 domain-containing protein, with translation MIGFFIFLSLPSLLLIIDFIWYLTKKKRLLGTLLVRILEIVSMLGLPLLYIAVLDFDLKNDCCGDSATFSPEHRLSIYLLIVLCTIAYFYASYRTHIAPPILEVTVNILLLIAIILNILMLFHLNEAWLGPIGNLPVILLCMHMLIKNHQLFLDYAQTMKNNSKHGIEKIAWMILSMPLLSKVPVLLVLSLPLLVILSAILLLFGQKQDSFIRAFTDTYKHGFSQLDYMCENVTCGGHFLCSVAAKGHPELVKPQRLGVRQNAPILCNRQLLVANAFEELIQEKMPATHRLIRHGYNKVGDVVHKYYSIFNNRYVADTIYILMKPLEWLFVTVLYTFDLKPENRIAQRYLSQEHRKQLNQH, from the coding sequence ATGATTGGATTTTTCATTTTTCTAAGCTTACCTAGCCTTCTTTTAATAATTGATTTTATATGGTATCTGACAAAGAAGAAAAGGCTTCTGGGAACATTACTCGTCCGGATACTGGAGATTGTATCTATGCTAGGACTACCTTTATTATACATTGCAGTACTGGACTTTGACTTGAAAAATGATTGCTGTGGAGATAGTGCAACTTTTTCACCAGAACACAGGCTATCGATCTATCTTTTGATTGTATTATGTACAATAGCTTATTTCTATGCCAGTTATCGTACTCATATTGCACCTCCTATACTGGAAGTTACAGTCAATATTTTATTACTGATAGCCATTATACTAAATATTCTCATGTTATTTCATCTTAATGAAGCTTGGCTGGGACCTATAGGAAACTTACCAGTGATTCTTTTGTGTATGCACATGCTCATTAAAAATCACCAGTTATTTTTAGACTATGCTCAAACCATGAAGAATAATTCAAAACATGGCATCGAGAAAATAGCCTGGATGATTCTCTCTATGCCTCTACTCTCCAAAGTACCTGTTTTACTTGTCTTATCACTACCATTACTGGTCATTCTTTCTGCGATTCTGTTACTGTTCGGACAGAAACAGGATTCGTTTATTCGAGCTTTCACAGATACCTATAAACATGGTTTTTCTCAATTGGATTATATGTGTGAGAATGTGACTTGTGGAGGGCATTTTCTGTGTTCGGTTGCAGCAAAAGGGCATCCTGAACTAGTAAAACCTCAGCGATTGGGAGTCAGACAGAATGCCCCAATCTTATGCAATAGACAACTGCTCGTTGCTAATGCCTTTGAAGAATTAATTCAGGAGAAAATGCCAGCTACGCACAGACTAATAAGGCACGGGTACAATAAGGTGGGTGATGTAGTTCATAAATACTACAGTATCTTTAATAACCGCTATGTCGCTGATACAATCTACATTCTTATGAAACCACTGGAATGGCTCTTCGTGACAGTACTATACACTTTTGATCTCAAACCTGAAAACCGCATTGCTCAGCGATACCTTAGCCAGGAGCATAGAAAACAGCTCAATCAGCATTGA